GAGACCTTCAATCTCAGAGCAGGCATACATAGCTGATTCTGCAGACATAATAGGGGATGTTGAAATCGGAGATTTTTCAAGTATCTGGTTCAATGCCGTACTTCGTGGTGATACGGGCAGTATTCGCATAGGCAGCAGAACAAGTATCCAGGACAATGTTGTGATCCATGCGGACAGTCCCATGAATGTACATATTGGAAATGACGTCACTGTCGGACACGGGGCTGTGGTTCATGGTTGTACGATAGACGATAATGTGATAATAGGCATGAACTCTACGATACTCAACGGAGCACAGATTGGGAAGAACTCAATTGTCGGTGCAAACGCACTTGTTCCAGAGGGGAAGCGATTTCCTGATAACAGTATCATACTGGGAGTGCCTGCAAAGGTTAAAAGAGAAGCCACCGATCAGGACATGCAGAATATATCAGAGAATGCTGCAGAGTATGTTAGTCTTGCAAAAGAATATAAAAGTACAAAGTAGTGAAGAGATACTCTACAGGTAAAGCAGCCTGATTATATCTTCTTTCTTCCAAATACAAATGCTAGTGCAATTAACAGGGATACAGGAAGGAAAACCGATGGAAATTCAGGTATTTCCTCATATCCGGATACTCCTGAATAGTAAATCTGTGACTGGTCACTGCACATTTGCAGGCTGTTCTCACTTATTCCACTTACCCTTCCGGTGCTTGAGAAGTTACCTTCCTGAACAGTGAGTACATGTTCAAAAGTAATACTTTCATTTGCACTGAGAGAGTCACATTCTCCGATATCACCGAAGTTGTCGTCAGTTACGCAGACATCAATTAGTCCCGAACTTCCGCTGTTGATAACCATGTATGATATATTGACCTCTGAGCCTGAGACAAATGAAGGACCAGGGAAGGTAGCTGCATCCTGACCATCCAGCATGATCCTTATGTCGATATCATAATCTTCAGTTGACAGAGAAGAATCGGATTCATTATCCCTGGAATAGGTGACAGTACTGTGACCGCTATGTTTCCACCAACCGGGTTTTGTATCCGTTGCACCGGTCTCATTGTCATCCGGTGTTGACATCAGGGCTGGAGGATATGTCTCGTTATCGATCGGAGCAGGTGCATCATCAGTCAGTTCCTTCGGTAACTCTGGCAAAACGATTGCAATAAGTAATATAAATACAAGTATTGAGATAATACGTTTTGGCTCCATGGTCATACCTGACACTCAAGTTTTGTGACAATAATACCCTGTATATAAATTATATACAGATCCTGTATAATTAGGTATTGGCCGGCGCAATAGAATTTAAATTACTTAACATTAATACGAAATAATTTTCTGTATCTGTTTTTGAATTACTTCAAAAATTAAGATGCTGTTTAAATGTAAAAAAGGATTAGGTTAAATAAAAAAAAATAACTAATTTAGATTTACGGGTTAGGGAGTGAGAAAGAGAAGACGGGAGTGGGAGCGAGATGGAATATATCTCGGCTTCGCAAGGAAAGAGGCGCCAGATGCGTGGTAATTGTTATTCTATTGGCGCCTCAACCTACCATATACTTATTCCAACCCTTCTGAAAAATCAGCAATTTGTACCCCTTGTATCTGAATCACCCGTTCTGGAACTTTTCTGTAAAGACCTGTAGAGTATAGCCAGTATCTTATCCTTAATAATATCCCTGTCCGCATAGCAAGAACGATAGTATACCCTGATCTTCATGCCTTCTTTATCCGAATCCAGCCTTAGATCTATCCTGGAAGAGAAAGTTTTTCCTATTTCAGTATTGAGTTCTTCGGCGAGAGTGCTCAGGTCAAGAGAGATACCAGATGTATTTACAGGCGTTTTAGTGAGATACAGATCAAATTCAGTTGCAAACTGCCCTCTTCCATAATTGCGGATCGGTTTTTCGAGGAACAGCTTATTGGGTACTTTAT
The window above is part of the Methanolobus zinderi genome. Proteins encoded here:
- a CDS encoding gamma carbonic anhydrase family protein, with the translated sequence MIMDFKNKRPSISEQAYIADSADIIGDVEIGDFSSIWFNAVLRGDTGSIRIGSRTSIQDNVVIHADSPMNVHIGNDVTVGHGAVVHGCTIDDNVIIGMNSTILNGAQIGKNSIVGANALVPEGKRFPDNSIILGVPAKVKREATDQDMQNISENAAEYVSLAKEYKSTK
- a CDS encoding PEF-CTERM sorting domain-containing protein codes for the protein MEPKRIISILVFILLIAIVLPELPKELTDDAPAPIDNETYPPALMSTPDDNETGATDTKPGWWKHSGHSTVTYSRDNESDSSLSTEDYDIDIRIMLDGQDAATFPGPSFVSGSEVNISYMVINSGSSGLIDVCVTDDNFGDIGECDSLSANESITFEHVLTVQEGNFSSTGRVSGISENSLQMCSDQSQIYYSGVSGYEEIPEFPSVFLPVSLLIALAFVFGRKKI